A portion of the Sabethes cyaneus chromosome 3, idSabCyanKW18_F2, whole genome shotgun sequence genome contains these proteins:
- the LOC128739501 gene encoding uncharacterized protein LOC128739501 — translation MGVRHLQTFIQTKVPGGYFKVDIKDEIRKQTGTPLIVIDLKTLCGLISENDRPGLLCGGRYEAVYRQLDRFFHDLTELGVELVFFSHGPVQKLQFDTWERKQLQKYNDSIDIINAIDTEVLNLNTLVDRYRDKIPNNTRYSAQEIAKKHGTYKLAIEIDCDQDLTAYATSHRAMAIITSDTDFLIFDGSWRIWVSSSLDMENLTIFEYSRTNLLQYLKLSAHQLPLLATLSGNDIVNYDEVKRFHARLGNPTQKFFNVANFIRTHLKATVKELVVQGCGKSNPTLENRFQESLDFYKTVCTTIYKITRNHHAHRNILSQDFSASNKNSNRDELLTMLLAQNNEFAYHLWAGKPFELTTYFIDMRSERGGFDYAKLLFPVFERQAGILLWDKPDVQKFTLIVKRSHSASYSREKRRVERPKAITPPSILDLLSDDPLVQADTRDTKLQLFCWIVSDKLDFRCFQSVPQNLWIAVATLHYLIEKKILNLFEADLFLLVSSRVSTETYDPKAVEYPDRLKGRPFRIAFLFTETYRQFLAALERLGFERECAIAYLRFDGSLFHHLYEECRKSEDFFDDIKEWRLYESIVDTR, via the exons ATGGGTGTACGACATTTGCAAACTTTTATCCAAACGAAAGTGCCAGGTGGTTATTTTAAAGTTGATATAAAAGACGAAATTCG CAAACAAACGGGCACACCGTTAATAGTGATCGACCTGAAAACACTCTGCGGTTTGATCAGCGAAAATGATCGGCCAGGATTGCTCTGTGGAGGCCGGTACGAAGCAGTCTACCGTCAGTTGGATCGCTTTTTTCACGACTTAACTGAACTGGGAGTGGAGCTTGTCTTTTTCAGTCATGGTCCGGTACAAAAATTACAGTTCGATACCTGGGAAAGAAAGCAATTGCAAAAGTACAACGATAGCATCGATATAATAAATGCTATCGACACCGAGGTTTTAAACTTGAACACGCTGGTAGACAGGTACCGGGATAAGATTCCAAATAATACTCGTTATTCGGCTCAAGAAATAGCAAAGAAACATGGTACTTATAAACTTGCCATAGAGATTGATTGCGACCAGGATCTGACCGCCTATGCAACTTCGCACCGTGCTATGGCAATCATTACTAGTGATACagattttcttatttttgatgGCTCTTGGCGAATCTGGGTTTCCAGCTCTTTGGATATGGAGAATTTAACAATCTTTGAGTATAGCCGTACTAATTTGCTTCAATATCTCAAACTCAGTGCTCATCAATTGCCCCTGCTAGCGACGCTATCAGGTAACGACATTGTTAACTATGACGAAGTTAAACGTTTCCACGCGCGGTTGGGAAATCCGACGCAGAAATTTTTTAACGTCGCTAACTTCATACGAACGCACTTGAAAGCTACCGTAAAAGAATTAGTAGTACAAGGCTGTGGTAAAAGTAACCCAACTCTCGAAAACCGTTTCCAAGAGAGCCTTGATTTTTATAAAACCGTATGTACAACAATCTATAAAATTACAAGAAACCACCATGCTCATAGAAACATTCTTTCACAGGATTTCTCTGCTTCCAACAAAAACTCCAATCGAGATGAACTTCTAACCATGTTGCTCGCTCAGAACAACGAGTTTGCCTATCACTTATGGGCAGGCAAACCTTTCGAGTTAACAACCTACTTCATTGATATGCGCAGCGAACGGGGAGGGTTCGATTATGCCAAACTACTGTTTCCAGTATTCGAACGCCAAGCTGGAATCTTACTGTGGGATAAACCAGATGTTCAAAAATTTACCTTAATCGTTAAACGCAGCCACAGTGCTTCATACAGCAGGGAAAAGCGACGTGTCGAACGTCCTAAAGCAATTACACCACCCTCCATTTTGGACCTTCTATCGGATGATCCGCTTGTGCAGGCCGACACAAGGGATACGAAGCTACAGCTCTTTTGCTGGATTGTATCGGATAAATTGGACTTTCGTTGTTTTCAGTCAGTTCCCCAAAACCTATGGATAGCCGTGGCAACCTTGCACTATCTTATCGAGAAGAAAATTTTAAACCTTTTTGAAGCGGATCTTTTTTTGCTCGTTAGCTCCAGAGTTTCAACCGAAACGTATGATCCCAAGGCAGTTGAATATCCGGACCGTTTGAAGGGACGACCATTTCGAATTGCATTCCTGTTCACGGAAACGTACAGACAGTTCCTGGCGGCCCTCGAGCGGCTCGGTTTTGAACGGGAATGTGCGATCGCATATCTTCGCTTTGATGGTTCACTTTTTCACCATCTTTACGAGGAGTGCCGCAAATCGGAGGATTTTTTCGATGACATCAAAGAATGGAGATTATATGAATCTATCGTTGACACTCGATAG
- the LOC128743444 gene encoding uncharacterized protein LOC128743444, producing MGVSRLQTFLKNQVPGGYSKVSIETEIRHHPSSTIPPIIVVDLKSLCGSISGADRPGLLYGGRYELVYRQLDKFFGRLTTLGVKLVFVSDGPTRPSRFDCWMKRSDDRYNNFIKIIDAVDSGKLGLDSLVQHFGNDIPANTYPFEEIARKHGTFRLSIASDCDQDVATYATLQRAMAVITNDTDFLIFNATWRIWVASGLDMDEFTTFQFNRTNLIQYLELNRNQMPLLASLAGNDIIDYQELKLFHSRIGDPKQTIKNIANFILSRPNESVKALLSQVFDRTSAELENRFQSSIDSYNINSSTLDSYIDPDKNLQILLSENNEFAYQLWTENPFQLTAFFIDLRSEGNGFDYAELLFPLLERQAGIILWEKPSINEFTLIIKTHHNAPHAKIKRHVKRPEHMAALSFSDLFSKDSVVQENTRTTRLQLFCWVVSDKLDYVRIQSVPESLRVTVATLYYLIEKKILKLFEADLLLHVSHEVCSGSYDLRTLTLPKFLKPRPFRVAFLFTGLYRQMSEAYERLGLTGKDSLNYPRFDGVLFHELYNECTLAEKPYDEIREWRLYAPEMMEKNP from the exons ATGGGAGTTTCTCGTTTGCAAACTTTTCTGAAAAATCAGGTGCCTGGAGGATATTCTAAAGTATCGATAGAAACCGAAATCCG ACACCATCCCTCTTCAACCATCCCCCCGATTATCGTGGTTGACTTAAAATCGCTTTGTGGTTCCATTTCTGGGGCCGATCGGCCAGGCCTACTCTACGGAGGACGATACGAGCTTGTCTACCGCCAGCTCGACAAATTTTTCGGCAGATTGACGACATTGGGCGTGAAGCTGGTATTTGTAAGCGATGGCCCAACGAGACCGTCTAGGTTTGATTGTTGGATGAAAAGAAGCGACGATAGATATAACAACTTCATTAAAATCATCGATGCAGTCGACAGTGGCAAACTCGGTCTGGACTCATTGGTACAACATTTTGGCAACGATATTCCAGCAAACACTTACCCGTTTGAAGAGATAGCGCGAAAGCACGGTACCTTTAGGCTCTCGATTGCAAGCGACTGCGACCAGGATGTGGCCACCTATGCAACTTTACAGCGTGCTATGGCAGTCATTACGAATGATACGGATTTCCTCATTTTTAATGCCACTTGGCGTATTTGGGTTGCAAGTGGTTTGGATATGGACGAATTTACGACGTTTCAGTTCAACCGAACAAATTTGATTCAATATCTCGAGCTCAACCGCAATCAAATGCCCTTACTGGCATCTCTAGCGGGCAACGACATAATCGATTATCAGGAACTTAAACTTTTTCATTCGCGAATCGGTGACCCGAAACAAACGATTAAGAACATCGCTAATTTTATACTCTCGCGACCAAACGAGTCGGTCAAAGCTCTTTTGTCACAAGTTTTCGATAGGACCAGTGCGGAACTAGAAAATCGGTTCCAATCCAGTATTGATTCCTATAATATT AATTCCTCGACACTCGACTCCTACATCGACCCGGATAAAAATCTGCAAATTTTACTTTCTGAAAATAACGAATTTGCCTACCAATTATGGACCGAAAATCCTTTTCAACTAACCGCTTTCTTCATCGATCTACGCAGTGAAGGTAATGGATTCGATTATGCAGAACTGCTGTTTCCACTGCTCGAACGCCAAGCCGGAATCATACTGTGGGAAAAGCCAAGTATCAACGAATTCACTTTGATCATCAAAACacatcacaacgctccgcatgcCAAAATAAAACGGCACGTCAAACGTCCAGAACACATGGCAGCGCTTTCATTTTCTGACCTGTTCTCTAAAGATTCGGTCGTGCAGGAAAACACACGCACCACTAGGCTGCAGCTGTTTTGCTGGGTGGTATCGGACAAACTGGATTATGTCCGCATCCAGTCCGTACCGGAGAGCTTGAGGGTAACCGTAGCTACCCTTTACTATTTGatcgaaaagaaaattttaaaacttttcGAGGCCGATCTTTTGCTGCACGTTAGCCATGAAGTTTGCTCCGGTTCGTACGATCTTCGAACACTCACTTTGCCGAAATTTCTCAAACCAAGACCGTtccgtgttgcatttctgttcACGGGACTGTACAGACAGATGTCCGAAGCCTACGAACGACTGGGTTTAACCGGAAAGGATTCGCTCAACTATCCTCGCTTCGACGGTGTATTGTTCCATGAGCTGTACAATGAGTGTACACTGGCCGAGAAGCCTTACGACGAAATTCGCGAGTGGAGACTGTATGCCCCCGAAATGATGGAAAAGAACCCGTGA